In Collimonas arenae, a single genomic region encodes these proteins:
- a CDS encoding NERD domain-containing protein, with protein sequence MTTSLDATPLIHIFIGDTVQNRSEHDCLRTVCETLTKMRNWAYIFANFHAAGRQIDLTVFTERTTLVIEIKGYSLPIRGGVNGQWEQLGPYGARKIGNAYIQALNAKNALRDEMQRIGQIDGYPNGLVVVTPIVPEGSTTTPDDFKVAVTGPDQIAQLLMRPSGALLTKDSCEALARKLGLEAVASADAALNDEVLVAERLHDTYLKAFGDFYRPLTSEFVSDRYRCGILEIELSQVQSMVAGGDAGVLIHGPSGCGKTLLATSCAISCVAVGCVPIFVSAKNFDGEFQRLLDREAALLSARSASSIITASRLLGKRVILFLDGYNECRDDLKVNLTRSLRAFALRYGTGVVVSTQQDLVRADLLTTKSVIVKQPSEEFKVSLAKIEERGDRAGNFRILLQVANSGLESRLVGQVGGFLPTGASRFALFDAYARQKLGTAAADGIRFLSIFAETLVDRACFSLSVREFYRLCDSTNLDHAARQQLLRSQLLQVRGDRVSFIHELFFSAFSAEAVIRSAHGDLTRIRAALGSPRFFSSKTFILGAIEDDRVMYGVLESLTDHDLLAACARGECGAIAQSIVKRKIERLLEVMFAEAQGLGFQIVGKGWNSIAIDINSLRHELKEFCFYLTAIGQGLMNGQYLDVVMAACRHMDETIAIFSDAHVADAKANKIPLRHAVFSAAYVMHREAAISQLINFIHSGRLSFRGQEGQGFGTTLHEEWSHAETPGQFYFLIGLTKFSACSKETVQYVARMLQNIRAYPYHLQLDLIDSARYFRDAEEPYRTDIVEALEASLDKLGIMMNTMIFEALSALGALEEEEQSHIPVIRNEIEDALSTDSVESDLAAWGLFSRQFDHPFDTSYWDEIQGLDDSRKKLLLTKACRGAEAPYLSFLGILIRQLSEFNDPNVGPAIARWAALPDKQSFMPQDAVEVFISAHEALGYLGADLSQFRGEPITAAEHAMLACGELYYWASRTDVDAPQTSIYTAAARSVLLDHSRCASAGALQLATSRMLSTDGARVSLMTHYPDICVAICREVLKWRHEQVSYFEHGFHDNTDSIAYFAIQVLGEAGVVDDLQALRDLCDHERHGISALEAIKKIEERTDVRYN encoded by the coding sequence ATGACTACCAGCCTAGATGCCACGCCTTTAATTCACATTTTCATCGGGGATACTGTACAGAACCGGTCAGAGCACGACTGTCTTCGCACAGTCTGTGAGACGCTGACGAAAATGCGTAACTGGGCCTACATCTTTGCCAACTTCCATGCTGCGGGACGACAGATAGACCTGACTGTTTTCACGGAGAGAACAACACTCGTTATTGAGATAAAAGGCTATTCACTGCCAATTCGCGGGGGTGTGAATGGTCAGTGGGAGCAACTTGGGCCGTATGGCGCGAGAAAGATCGGTAATGCGTACATCCAGGCGTTGAATGCCAAGAATGCGCTCCGTGACGAAATGCAGCGAATTGGCCAGATTGATGGCTACCCAAACGGACTTGTTGTAGTTACCCCTATTGTTCCGGAAGGATCGACGACAACTCCAGATGACTTCAAGGTCGCGGTCACTGGGCCAGATCAGATTGCGCAGCTGTTGATGCGTCCATCAGGTGCTCTCTTAACGAAAGACTCGTGTGAAGCATTGGCAAGGAAACTGGGGCTTGAGGCGGTTGCGAGCGCTGATGCTGCACTCAACGATGAAGTCCTTGTTGCGGAAAGGTTACATGATACATATCTCAAGGCATTCGGTGATTTTTACAGACCGCTGACATCGGAGTTTGTTAGCGATCGGTACAGATGCGGAATTCTTGAAATTGAATTATCTCAAGTTCAATCAATGGTCGCAGGTGGTGACGCCGGTGTACTGATCCATGGGCCATCCGGCTGTGGTAAGACGCTACTCGCAACATCCTGTGCCATATCGTGCGTAGCAGTTGGCTGCGTTCCGATATTTGTCTCCGCAAAGAACTTTGATGGTGAATTTCAGCGACTTCTCGACAGGGAGGCCGCTCTATTGAGCGCACGTTCAGCGAGCAGTATCATCACTGCGAGCAGGCTTCTCGGAAAGCGCGTCATCCTGTTCTTAGATGGCTATAACGAATGTCGGGATGACCTTAAGGTAAATCTTACGAGAAGTCTCAGGGCGTTTGCGTTACGCTATGGTACGGGCGTCGTCGTCAGTACGCAGCAAGATCTTGTCCGCGCTGATCTCCTAACGACGAAATCGGTCATCGTCAAACAACCCTCCGAAGAATTCAAGGTAAGCCTTGCCAAGATCGAAGAGCGAGGTGACCGTGCCGGAAATTTCCGTATTCTTCTCCAAGTAGCGAACTCTGGCCTTGAGTCACGGCTCGTGGGACAGGTTGGCGGTTTTTTGCCGACAGGCGCAAGCAGGTTCGCACTTTTCGACGCTTATGCGAGACAGAAACTTGGGACTGCCGCCGCCGATGGTATTCGGTTTCTCAGTATATTTGCAGAAACACTTGTTGACAGAGCCTGTTTTAGTCTCTCTGTGCGCGAGTTCTATCGACTCTGCGATTCGACCAATCTAGATCATGCGGCCCGGCAGCAATTATTGCGGTCCCAGTTGCTGCAGGTGCGGGGCGACAGAGTCAGCTTCATTCACGAACTATTCTTCTCCGCATTCTCTGCCGAAGCCGTAATCAGGTCGGCCCATGGGGATTTGACGCGCATTCGCGCGGCATTGGGGTCACCGCGATTTTTCTCATCAAAGACCTTCATTCTCGGGGCCATTGAAGATGACCGCGTCATGTATGGAGTGCTTGAAAGTCTCACTGATCACGACTTGCTGGCCGCTTGTGCTCGTGGCGAGTGTGGCGCTATAGCGCAATCTATCGTGAAACGTAAGATTGAGAGATTGTTAGAGGTTATGTTTGCCGAAGCGCAAGGTCTCGGTTTTCAGATTGTCGGGAAAGGATGGAACAGCATAGCCATCGACATAAACTCTCTTCGTCACGAACTCAAAGAGTTTTGCTTCTATCTTACGGCTATTGGACAAGGCTTGATGAATGGGCAGTATCTGGATGTCGTCATGGCGGCGTGCCGACACATGGACGAAACCATCGCAATTTTCTCAGATGCACATGTTGCTGACGCGAAGGCTAACAAAATTCCGCTTCGACATGCGGTGTTTTCGGCGGCGTACGTCATGCACCGGGAAGCAGCCATATCGCAACTGATCAACTTTATCCATAGTGGGCGTCTATCGTTTCGCGGCCAGGAAGGTCAAGGATTCGGCACGACACTCCATGAGGAATGGTCTCATGCAGAGACTCCTGGCCAGTTTTATTTTCTCATCGGGTTGACTAAATTTTCAGCATGTAGCAAGGAGACGGTTCAATACGTTGCTCGAATGTTGCAGAACATTAGGGCCTATCCGTATCACCTTCAACTCGATTTGATCGATTCTGCACGGTATTTCCGTGATGCAGAAGAGCCATATCGCACCGACATTGTCGAAGCGCTCGAGGCCTCTTTGGACAAACTGGGTATCATGATGAACACCATGATTTTTGAAGCCCTTAGTGCGTTAGGCGCGCTAGAAGAAGAGGAGCAAAGTCATATCCCTGTCATTCGCAATGAAATTGAGGATGCCTTAAGTACGGACAGCGTCGAGTCCGATTTGGCGGCATGGGGTCTCTTTTCACGCCAGTTTGATCATCCCTTTGACACCTCGTACTGGGACGAGATACAGGGGCTTGATGATTCGAGAAAGAAACTTCTTCTTACGAAGGCATGTCGCGGTGCAGAAGCACCCTACCTTTCGTTCTTAGGAATACTCATCCGGCAGCTATCCGAATTCAACGACCCTAATGTGGGACCTGCGATTGCTCGATGGGCGGCATTGCCGGACAAACAGAGCTTCATGCCTCAAGATGCTGTAGAGGTTTTCATTAGTGCTCATGAAGCTTTGGGGTATCTCGGTGCTGATTTATCTCAATTTAGAGGCGAACCAATAACTGCGGCGGAGCATGCCATGCTGGCATGCGGCGAGCTCTATTACTGGGCCAGTCGCACCGACGTGGATGCCCCGCAGACATCAATCTATACCGCCGCTGCGCGCTCTGTTCTTCTGGACCATTCGCGGTGTGCAAGTGCCGGCGCATTACAACTCGCTACGTCGCGCATGCTGTCGACCGATGGGGCGCGAGTTTCCTTAATGACGCACTACCCGGATATCTGTGTTGCAATCTGTAGGGAAGTGCTCAAGTGGCGGCATGAACAAGTCTCATACTTCGAGCATGGGTTCCATGACAATACCGATAGCATTGCATATTTTGCCATTCAGGTTTTGGGTGAGGCGGGAGTTGTCGATGATCTGCAAGCGCTCCGAGACCTTTGCGATCACGAACGTCACGGCATCAGTGCTCTTGAAGCCATCAAGAAAATTGAGGAGCGGACAGACGTTCGGTACAATTGA
- a CDS encoding zinc-ribbon domain-containing protein — MTSPKKTATRLVTGIAKLRDRYPLAGQAAATRRKNGLLLLRGISKLHSGECLATSVDKTVGQLYRLRCAHGHEWDAELRQLYKGAWCSACVFQSYRLTIEDMQERAGKRGGLCLSTQYVNAHTRLQWQCEVGHQWLATPHNIRGGRWCPKCRGYLPAEEQIALLARIAQERGGKLLSTVYGGSDELLQWRCAEGHTWMSTPGSVKNGKSWCPKCRGRYPKKEMLAQYRQIARERGGELLSTHFVSTQDNLTWRCCDGHTWEAQPNNIKLGTWCPKCHGFCTDEEHYAILCELALARGGRLLSERYLGPDHKLTWACHRGHTWNATRTSVKLNGRWCPRCRILDTNGPKQMQKYLAVARERGGQCLSTEYMTSHKQMQWQCAEGHIFSATPSNVMGGKWCPRCIGRMSAEEHYAQLTQLARERGGKLLSERFVSLDKKMTWLCHRGHAWRAIPSSVKRGTWCKQCAILEKCGPRSAWKYLSPSDQRDDLVFSSGEADNKKI, encoded by the coding sequence ATGACTTCACCCAAAAAAACAGCCACGCGATTGGTGACAGGGATTGCCAAGTTACGTGACCGTTATCCCCTTGCGGGCCAAGCCGCTGCAACTCGCCGGAAGAACGGGCTGCTATTGCTGCGCGGGATTTCCAAACTGCACAGCGGAGAATGTCTGGCAACAAGCGTAGATAAAACCGTGGGGCAGCTGTACCGATTGCGTTGCGCACACGGACACGAATGGGACGCCGAACTCAGACAATTGTACAAAGGTGCCTGGTGCTCTGCTTGCGTGTTCCAATCGTATCGTCTTACTATCGAAGACATGCAGGAGCGAGCAGGGAAGCGCGGCGGCCTTTGTCTGTCAACGCAATACGTCAATGCCCATACGCGTCTCCAATGGCAATGTGAGGTCGGGCATCAATGGCTGGCAACGCCGCACAATATCCGGGGCGGTAGATGGTGTCCAAAATGTCGCGGTTACCTGCCGGCGGAAGAGCAAATTGCTTTGTTGGCTCGCATAGCGCAAGAACGTGGCGGCAAGTTGCTATCGACCGTCTATGGCGGTAGCGACGAACTACTGCAGTGGCGATGCGCGGAGGGACACACTTGGATGTCAACCCCTGGTTCGGTAAAAAATGGAAAATCCTGGTGTCCAAAATGTCGCGGCCGCTACCCGAAAAAAGAAATGCTGGCGCAGTATCGTCAGATAGCGCGAGAACGTGGTGGCGAGTTGCTGTCGACGCATTTCGTTAGTACCCAGGATAATTTGACCTGGCGTTGCTGTGACGGCCATACCTGGGAGGCGCAACCGAACAATATCAAACTTGGGACCTGGTGTCCGAAGTGCCACGGATTCTGCACCGACGAAGAACATTACGCAATTCTTTGCGAGCTGGCGCTTGCTCGCGGTGGCAGGCTTCTTTCGGAACGTTACTTAGGTCCGGACCACAAATTGACCTGGGCCTGTCACCGTGGCCATACATGGAATGCTACGCGCACGTCGGTCAAACTGAATGGCCGCTGGTGTCCAAGATGCCGGATACTTGACACAAACGGTCCTAAGCAGATGCAGAAATACCTGGCTGTCGCAAGGGAACGTGGTGGCCAATGCCTGTCAACTGAATACATGACTTCGCATAAGCAGATGCAATGGCAATGCGCCGAAGGCCACATTTTTTCTGCAACCCCATCCAACGTGATGGGTGGAAAATGGTGTCCGAGGTGCATCGGTAGAATGTCGGCGGAAGAGCATTATGCGCAGCTCACCCAGCTGGCGCGAGAACGCGGAGGAAAACTGCTCTCAGAGCGATTTGTCTCATTGGACAAAAAAATGACCTGGCTCTGCCACCGGGGACATGCATGGCGGGCTATTCCCAGCTCGGTTAAACGTGGGACTTGGTGTAAGCAATGTGCAATTCTTGAAAAATGCGGACCAAGATCTGCTTGGAAATATTTGTCACCATCAGATCAGCGAGACGATCTTGTATTTTCCTCAGGCGAGGCAGATAACAAAAAAATATAA
- a CDS encoding T6SS phospholipase effector Tle1-like catalytic domain-containing protein translates to MSGIDFALNPELGDTRSRERPLSNREQMQRARALCALSAQPNELSCSGNLFVGIFFDGTGNNEDNDYKAYINDPSKQKHSNVVRLYHTYLPNKIGTNAYYPYYIPGVGTPFPQIGDAGGGLGSATSWGGEPRIIWGLTRIFNAVHAYHTNSNLIPDSQAKAITEGLGGVGSVGAQRRYSLKQVWQEKLKAAIKDRKPEILQISVSVFGFSRGAAEARTFVNWLYEICEQKDGGWRFAGIPLRVQFMGLFDTVASVGIAGLYTIVEGHQSWADGTMQIHPHVEQCLHFVAAHEVRGCFPSDSVRVEGKYPPNAKEYLYPGMHSDVGGGYDNASQGKSTDLARIPGFEMYCAALAAGVPLTQYHDLDKKVATALTPDQAAIDAFKSYSSLAAITPGPLEDMVRQHMSWYFSYRWQSRDDSYAQRSFFGRAKKSAPAEVKYLQRTQRAFMHVVMKLGEEIDQRIKSPSMWSNDDALETPYARSQSSIVSIMPLISAADSAIEFNNRRTASNEDTQGRIDAKAANILADVARWRKWLSDQNQAEVRDAEAPERDPLSLVDALKPAKIPEAVGEFFDTYVHDSMAGFAANSSVDEFIWNGIGMAKFRRIYFGDRGDAMTKEAVEKTNKERVAKASHDRRQRAQWDSESREFSRTQMPMR, encoded by the coding sequence ATGAGTGGGATTGATTTTGCATTGAATCCCGAACTTGGGGATACGCGAAGCCGCGAGCGGCCACTGAGCAATCGCGAACAGATGCAGCGTGCACGAGCACTCTGCGCTCTATCGGCGCAACCCAATGAACTTTCTTGCTCGGGAAATCTTTTCGTCGGAATTTTTTTCGACGGCACAGGTAACAACGAAGATAATGATTACAAAGCGTACATAAACGATCCGTCCAAACAGAAGCACAGTAATGTGGTCCGCTTGTATCATACCTATCTGCCCAACAAAATTGGCACGAACGCTTATTATCCATATTACATTCCTGGTGTTGGTACACCTTTCCCACAAATAGGAGATGCAGGCGGAGGCTTGGGATCAGCGACTTCCTGGGGGGGAGAACCACGAATTATTTGGGGATTGACTCGAATATTTAATGCGGTACACGCTTACCACACTAACTCGAATCTAATACCCGATAGCCAAGCCAAAGCTATTACAGAAGGCTTAGGGGGAGTAGGTTCTGTTGGTGCACAGAGACGTTACTCGCTTAAGCAAGTCTGGCAGGAAAAACTCAAAGCTGCTATCAAAGATCGCAAACCGGAAATTCTACAAATCAGCGTGAGCGTATTTGGGTTTTCCCGTGGTGCAGCCGAAGCCCGTACATTTGTTAACTGGCTCTATGAAATATGTGAGCAAAAAGATGGAGGCTGGCGCTTTGCCGGGATACCGCTGCGGGTCCAGTTTATGGGGCTATTCGATACAGTGGCTTCAGTCGGTATTGCCGGACTTTATACCATCGTTGAAGGACATCAGTCCTGGGCAGACGGCACCATGCAGATTCATCCTCATGTAGAGCAGTGCCTGCATTTTGTGGCGGCTCATGAGGTCCGCGGCTGTTTCCCTTCAGACTCGGTGCGGGTCGAAGGTAAGTATCCTCCCAACGCCAAAGAATATTTGTATCCGGGCATGCACTCTGACGTGGGAGGGGGGTATGACAATGCATCGCAAGGGAAAAGCACAGATTTGGCTCGCATTCCGGGCTTTGAAATGTACTGTGCAGCCTTGGCGGCGGGAGTGCCGCTAACGCAATACCATGATTTAGATAAAAAAGTTGCGACAGCCCTCACTCCTGACCAGGCCGCGATCGATGCCTTCAAATCGTATTCTAGTCTGGCCGCAATTACACCTGGACCCTTGGAAGATATGGTGCGCCAGCACATGAGCTGGTACTTCAGCTACCGCTGGCAGTCGCGTGATGACTCCTACGCCCAGCGCTCCTTCTTCGGGCGCGCCAAGAAAAGCGCACCTGCAGAGGTGAAGTATCTACAGCGTACACAGCGCGCATTCATGCATGTCGTGATGAAGCTTGGCGAGGAAATCGACCAGAGGATAAAGTCGCCAAGCATGTGGAGCAATGACGACGCGCTGGAAACTCCCTATGCCAGGTCGCAGTCCTCCATCGTGTCTATCATGCCATTAATCTCCGCAGCGGATTCAGCAATAGAATTCAATAATCGCCGCACTGCCTCTAATGAAGATACGCAAGGCAGAATAGATGCAAAGGCAGCCAATATTCTTGCCGATGTTGCTCGATGGAGAAAATGGCTTTCTGATCAAAATCAGGCGGAGGTACGCGATGCTGAAGCCCCTGAGCGTGACCCATTAAGTCTGGTTGATGCATTGAAACCTGCAAAAATACCAGAAGCAGTGGGAGAATTCTTTGATACCTATGTGCATGATTCAATGGCTGGATTCGCTGCGAATAGCAGCGTGGATGAGTTTATCTGGAATGGTATTGGGATGGCCAAATTCAGGCGCATTTATTTTGGAGACCGCGGCGACGCGATGACCAAGGAAGCGGTCGAAAAAACGAATAAAGAACGCGTTGCCAAGGCTAGTCACGATAGAAGGCAACGGGCGCAATGGGATTCTGAGTCTCGGGAATTCTCTCGTACACAAATGCCAATGCGATGA
- a CDS encoding recombinase family protein, with protein MSNPVGFCKGSLLPGGFDMNWLRRNNVQRGRCNTVYPSKTPLGLPKGVAKYVAQWLFMLHYRNATLLQRKQPPTIYMTSVISYLRVSTKDQTVQNQRQAIAAAGWKITKEFTDEATSGTTAAKSRAGWSACTQYLREGDTLVVYALDRLGRSTIDVLTQINTLSERGIRLVILMQGFDTQTPAGKLALTMFAGFAEFENGIRKERQQEGITRARKEGKYQGRKPKLTDEMQIELKRRYDAGENRSELARQFGVDRVTVHRYCKQS; from the coding sequence TTGTCAAATCCAGTGGGATTTTGCAAAGGTTCACTTTTACCAGGGGGATTTGATATGAATTGGTTGCGCAGGAACAACGTTCAGCGGGGCCGTTGCAATACGGTGTACCCAAGCAAGACGCCCCTAGGCTTGCCTAAAGGCGTTGCGAAATATGTTGCGCAATGGTTATTTATGTTGCATTATAGAAATGCAACCCTATTGCAACGTAAACAGCCACCTACTATATATATGACCAGTGTTATTTCGTATTTGCGCGTTTCAACCAAAGACCAAACTGTGCAGAATCAGCGCCAGGCCATAGCAGCGGCTGGCTGGAAAATAACGAAGGAATTCACTGATGAGGCTACCAGCGGCACTACGGCAGCTAAAAGCAGGGCCGGTTGGTCAGCCTGCACCCAGTACCTAAGAGAAGGTGACACTCTTGTTGTGTATGCGTTGGATCGTCTTGGCCGTAGCACAATTGACGTGCTCACCCAGATCAATACACTAAGCGAGCGCGGCATTCGCCTAGTGATCCTCATGCAGGGGTTCGATACGCAGACGCCGGCCGGGAAACTTGCATTGACCATGTTTGCTGGTTTCGCAGAGTTTGAAAATGGAATTCGTAAGGAGCGCCAGCAAGAAGGCATTACCAGGGCACGCAAGGAGGGAAAGTACCAGGGCCGCAAACCAAAGTTAACTGACGAAATGCAGATTGAGTTGAAACGCCGGTATGACGCCGGTGAGAATCGCAGCGAATTGGCGCGTCAATTTGGCGTTGATCGCGTTACAGTGCATCGATATTGCAAGCAAAGCTAG
- a CDS encoding DUF3304 domain-containing protein, whose amino-acid sequence MNNVTDSNVDTDVSNMRRFATNKKRLSWSNQIGSVTRSLLMLSTLGIAGLLAGCSEEKIPVEITGYDHIPDWSISGFSINGGSGRNLDPGTGGPGGSCCIEIPKHWRPGLKAKVIWGYDTKQTDPRTPPPSQEAEVDIPEYTPENLGAAQVHFYPNHRIKVVISKYYLGSPKYPMSPEDMLPWTVDQSLIEYYKKREGGK is encoded by the coding sequence ATGAACAATGTAACTGATTCCAACGTTGATACTGATGTGAGCAATATGCGACGCTTTGCAACGAATAAGAAGAGACTCTCCTGGTCTAATCAGATTGGAAGTGTGACGCGTTCCCTGTTGATGCTGAGTACATTAGGAATTGCGGGATTGCTGGCTGGCTGTTCTGAAGAAAAAATTCCTGTGGAAATAACCGGCTACGATCACATTCCGGACTGGTCAATCAGTGGGTTCTCGATAAATGGCGGAAGTGGCCGCAATCTGGATCCAGGAACTGGTGGGCCAGGCGGTTCGTGTTGTATAGAAATTCCTAAACATTGGCGCCCTGGTCTGAAAGCAAAAGTGATCTGGGGGTATGACACAAAGCAAACCGATCCCCGGACTCCCCCGCCGTCACAGGAAGCTGAAGTAGATATCCCGGAATATACGCCAGAAAATTTGGGGGCTGCGCAAGTACATTTCTACCCTAATCATCGTATAAAAGTAGTGATCTCCAAGTATTACTTGGGGAGCCCCAAATATCCCATGAGTCCTGAAGATATGCTGCCATGGACCGTAGACCAAAGTTTGATTGAGTATTATAAAAAGAGAGAGGGTGGAAAATGA
- a CDS encoding ShlB/FhaC/HecB family hemolysin secretion/activation protein: protein MSGFARGIGLALLLAGTTHDGRTQTAQPPPDLEELRRHDPNVQTPSSEEQRRRGQIELQERQRQLQAPNVTLDGKAAAEAADSLTLPNESPCFRVHQFVLDVPKQLPPAARNAGASDLPFDQFRFAQDYLRQYANSCIGKQGLSLIEKRLSNLILSKGYSTTRVGIPGQDIAGGTLTLTLVPGVIRAIRFSDPSLYGTWRSAFPTGPGKLLNLRDLEQGLEQMKRVPSQDVDMQIVPGDAPGESDVVIQVKRSKSWKLTGTFDDSGSKGTGKLQAGLNLAVDNPLRLNDMFNIGVNTDAERKAGQRGTTGNSVYYAVPAGYWNFAVSGSSNDYHQEVAGANQTFISSGKARNLEFKIAQLFQRDQSQKNTWQFRVGKRWSHSYIEDTEIAAQQRDTTFAELAWVHTHYFGRAQLDLTVANKWGVNWLNGQTYARDVLGQVDPGSPNLHYTLQTIDATLSVPFQIASQPVTYIGTFRGQATRSALYLSDQFSIGNRYTVRGFDGELTLAAERGFYVRNELDLPIGNSGQTGYVGLDYGQVYGPSVRGWPATSDRLANPGLLGNKLAGTAIGLRGGVFGLTYDIFSSWALYKPQGFSTAMPAVGFNLTYQY, encoded by the coding sequence TTGTCGGGTTTCGCAAGGGGGATTGGACTGGCGCTTCTGTTGGCGGGGACGACTCACGACGGCAGGACGCAGACCGCCCAGCCGCCGCCCGATCTTGAGGAGCTGCGCCGGCACGACCCAAATGTGCAAACGCCTTCCAGCGAAGAGCAGCGCCGTCGCGGCCAGATCGAGTTACAGGAACGCCAGCGTCAGTTGCAAGCGCCGAACGTGACGCTCGACGGTAAGGCAGCCGCTGAAGCAGCCGACAGCCTGACGTTGCCCAACGAATCGCCGTGCTTTCGTGTTCACCAGTTTGTCCTGGATGTGCCGAAACAGTTGCCGCCGGCGGCACGAAACGCCGGTGCCAGCGACTTACCTTTCGATCAATTCCGCTTCGCCCAGGATTACCTGCGTCAATACGCCAATTCCTGCATTGGCAAGCAGGGACTGAGTCTGATTGAGAAGCGCTTAAGTAATCTGATTTTAAGCAAAGGTTATAGCACGACGCGCGTCGGCATTCCTGGACAGGATATTGCCGGCGGCACGCTCACTCTGACGCTGGTTCCCGGTGTGATTCGCGCCATTCGCTTTTCCGATCCTAGCCTGTACGGCACCTGGCGCAGCGCGTTTCCGACCGGTCCTGGCAAGTTGCTCAATCTGCGTGATCTGGAGCAGGGATTGGAGCAAATGAAGCGGGTTCCCAGCCAGGATGTGGACATGCAAATCGTCCCTGGGGACGCGCCGGGAGAAAGCGACGTCGTGATCCAGGTCAAACGCAGCAAGTCGTGGAAGCTGACCGGCACCTTCGACGACAGCGGCAGCAAAGGCACCGGCAAGCTGCAAGCGGGCCTGAATCTGGCGGTGGACAATCCGCTGAGATTGAACGATATGTTTAATATCGGCGTCAATACCGACGCCGAGCGCAAGGCAGGCCAGCGTGGCACCACCGGTAATAGCGTGTATTACGCTGTGCCAGCGGGGTACTGGAATTTTGCGGTATCGGGTAGCAGTAATGACTACCATCAGGAAGTGGCGGGCGCGAACCAGACGTTCATTTCCAGCGGCAAGGCGCGCAATCTCGAATTCAAAATTGCCCAATTATTCCAACGCGACCAATCGCAAAAGAACACCTGGCAATTCAGGGTGGGCAAGCGCTGGAGCCACTCCTATATCGAAGACACCGAAATCGCCGCACAGCAGCGCGATACCACGTTTGCCGAGTTGGCCTGGGTCCACACCCATTATTTCGGTCGCGCCCAGCTGGACCTGACGGTCGCCAACAAATGGGGTGTGAACTGGCTCAATGGGCAAACCTATGCGCGGGATGTACTGGGGCAGGTTGATCCAGGTTCACCCAATCTGCATTACACCTTGCAGACCATCGACGCCACCTTGAGTGTGCCGTTCCAGATCGCCAGTCAGCCTGTGACCTACATCGGCACGTTTCGTGGCCAGGCCACACGTTCAGCATTGTACCTGTCCGACCAGTTCAGCATCGGTAACCGCTATACCGTACGTGGCTTTGACGGCGAATTGACGCTGGCCGCCGAGCGCGGCTTTTACGTGCGCAATGAACTGGATCTGCCTATCGGCAACAGCGGCCAGACCGGCTACGTTGGGCTGGATTACGGTCAGGTCTATGGCCCCAGTGTACGCGGCTGGCCTGCAACATCCGATAGGCTCGCCAACCCAGGTCTTCTCGGCAACAAGCTGGCGGGCACGGCCATCGGACTGCGCGGCGGTGTATTCGGGTTGACCTACGACATATTTTCCAGCTGGGCGCTGTATAAGCCGCAAGGTTTTAGTACGGCCATGCCCGCGGTCGGCTTTAATTTGACTTACCAATATTAG
- a CDS encoding PAAR domain-containing protein — protein MALSIIRLGDKTTHGGVVISASSIHTIRGLGIARVGDMVTCPQSGHGTNPIVEGSPTFTIDGRQVALHGHHTACGCALISSIPTASQG, from the coding sequence ATGGCGCTTTCCATTATTCGCCTGGGTGATAAAACTACGCATGGCGGCGTCGTTATCAGTGCTTCATCGATTCACACCATCCGCGGCCTCGGCATCGCCCGCGTTGGCGATATGGTGACTTGTCCACAATCCGGGCACGGTACCAACCCTATCGTCGAAGGATCGCCGACATTCACCATCGACGGCCGCCAAGTCGCATTGCACGGACATCATACAGCTTGCGGCTGCGCCTTGATCTCCAGCATACCGACCGCTTCACAAGGGTAA